A single genomic interval of Picosynechococcus sp. PCC 7003 harbors:
- a CDS encoding alpha/beta fold hydrolase: MAIAQHPKEINAAMALQPWSQRIGAQRCWIWRGWQIRYSFWRTVPENRGRSPIVLLHGFGAALEHWRHLMPLLAQDRDVYALDLLGFGGSRKGRADFGVPLWTAQLRDFLNLVVRRPVILLGNSLGSLVCANLGQDPQNRVEAIALMSVPDVAQRQAMLPKPLRPIVNGLERSAMQPWLLKLIFRVARRPFVLKNWLKLAYPSWSEIDAELLAIVQAPTGDEKADAAFIALSRRVGQPGFAPPMAEVFAKIPCPMLLLWGEQDRFVPVAIAPQLAAVNPQITLKILPGLGHCPHDEAPALIYELFSQWLEGASEL, from the coding sequence ATGGCGATCGCCCAACACCCTAAGGAAATAAATGCTGCAATGGCGCTTCAACCTTGGTCACAACGGATCGGGGCACAGCGATGCTGGATTTGGCGGGGCTGGCAGATTCGTTACAGTTTTTGGCGCACGGTTCCGGAAAACAGAGGGCGATCGCCCATTGTCCTACTCCACGGATTTGGGGCGGCCCTGGAACATTGGCGTCATTTGATGCCCTTACTCGCCCAGGATCGCGATGTTTATGCCCTGGATTTATTAGGGTTTGGGGGTTCACGGAAAGGCCGTGCGGATTTTGGTGTCCCCCTCTGGACAGCGCAACTGAGGGACTTTTTAAACCTCGTGGTGCGGCGTCCGGTTATTTTGTTGGGCAATTCCCTTGGATCTTTGGTTTGTGCCAACTTGGGTCAAGATCCCCAAAATCGGGTCGAGGCGATCGCCCTGATGAGTGTTCCCGATGTGGCCCAACGCCAAGCGATGTTGCCCAAACCCCTGCGCCCGATTGTCAATGGGTTAGAGCGCAGTGCGATGCAACCCTGGCTCCTGAAACTCATCTTTCGGGTGGCGCGCCGCCCTTTTGTCCTGAAAAATTGGTTGAAATTGGCCTATCCTTCCTGGTCAGAAATTGATGCTGAGTTACTAGCGATTGTGCAAGCCCCCACCGGCGATGAAAAGGCCGATGCCGCATTTATTGCCCTGAGTCGCCGCGTCGGTCAGCCCGGTTTTGCGCCTCCCATGGCCGAGGTTTTCGCGAAAATTCCTTGTCCGATGTTGCTGCTCTGGGGCGAACAGGACCGCTTTGTCCCCGTGGCGATCGCCCCCCAACTGGCCGCCGTCAATCCCCAGATCACCCTGAAGATTTTGCCCGGCCTTGGCCACTGCCCCCACGACGAAGCCCCGGCCCTGATCTATGAATTATTTTCCCAATGGCTAGAAGGTGCCAGCGAGCTATAG
- the infC gene encoding translation initiation factor IF-3: MKDKRRVKRDLPKINERIRFPNIRVISGDGEQLGIMTPAEALAIAEEEDLDLVLVSETAKPPVCRIMDYGKYKFEQEKRAREAKKKQHNADLKEVKMRYKIEEHDYQVRVNSAQRFLKSGDKVKATITFRGREIQHSNLAQKLLDRMAKDLEEVGEIQQRPKREGRNMMMILAPKKSS; the protein is encoded by the coding sequence GTGAAAGATAAAAGACGCGTAAAACGTGACCTCCCAAAAATTAACGAAAGAATTCGTTTTCCAAACATCAGAGTAATCAGTGGCGACGGGGAGCAGCTCGGTATTATGACCCCCGCAGAGGCCCTGGCGATCGCCGAAGAAGAAGACCTCGACCTTGTCCTTGTCAGCGAAACCGCCAAGCCGCCAGTATGCCGGATTATGGACTATGGGAAGTACAAATTCGAGCAGGAAAAACGCGCCCGAGAAGCCAAGAAAAAGCAGCATAATGCGGATCTCAAAGAGGTCAAAATGCGTTACAAAATTGAGGAACATGACTACCAAGTCCGGGTAAATAGTGCCCAACGCTTCCTCAAATCAGGAGATAAAGTCAAAGCAACGATCACCTTCCGGGGCCGGGAAATTCAACACTCCAACCTCGCCCAAAAACTCCTAGATCGCATGGCCAAAGACCTCGAAGAAGTCGGTGAAATTCAACAGCGACCCAAACGAGAAGGGCGTAACATGATGATGATCCTCGCCCCGAAAAAATCCAGCTAG